The following proteins are encoded in a genomic region of Planococcus lenghuensis:
- a CDS encoding adenylosuccinate synthase encodes MTSVVVVGTQWGDEGKGKITDFLSEHAEVIARYQGGNNAGHTIKFGGETYKLHLIPSGIFYQQKISVIGNGMVIDPKALVKELKGLHERGVPTDNLRISNRAHVILPYHIKQDEAEETRRGANKIGTTGKGIGPAYMDKAARVGIRIADLLDREVFEEKLQHNLADKNRMFERMYETEGFKIEDILEEYYGYGQEIAKYVTDTSKVLNDALDEGRRVLFEGAQGVMLDIDQGTYPFVTSSNPVAGGVTIGAGVGPTSISHVIGVCKAYTSRVGDGPFPTELFDETGDRIREVGKEYGTTTGRPRRIGWFDSVVVRHARRVSGLTDLTVNSIDVLSGLDTVKICTAYRHNGELITEYPANLRLLAECEPVYEEMPGWQEDITECKSLDELPAAARHYLERIAQLTGVPLSIFSVGPDRSQTNIVTSVWR; translated from the coding sequence ATGACATCGGTTGTAGTAGTGGGAACGCAATGGGGAGACGAAGGAAAAGGAAAAATCACGGATTTTTTATCAGAGCATGCGGAAGTCATTGCGCGTTACCAAGGCGGCAATAACGCAGGACATACGATTAAATTCGGGGGCGAAACATATAAACTGCATTTGATTCCATCCGGTATTTTTTATCAGCAAAAAATTTCGGTCATCGGCAACGGTATGGTGATTGATCCGAAAGCGCTAGTGAAAGAATTGAAAGGGCTCCATGAACGCGGAGTCCCGACGGATAACCTGCGCATCTCCAACCGGGCGCATGTTATCCTGCCGTATCATATCAAGCAGGACGAAGCGGAAGAGACACGCCGCGGTGCCAATAAAATCGGAACGACCGGGAAGGGAATCGGGCCTGCGTATATGGACAAAGCAGCCCGTGTCGGCATCCGTATTGCCGACTTGCTTGACCGCGAAGTGTTCGAAGAAAAACTGCAGCACAACCTGGCCGACAAGAACCGGATGTTTGAGCGCATGTATGAAACAGAAGGATTCAAAATCGAAGATATCCTGGAAGAATACTATGGTTACGGCCAGGAAATCGCCAAATATGTAACGGATACTTCAAAAGTGCTGAATGATGCGTTGGACGAAGGCCGTCGTGTGCTGTTTGAAGGCGCACAGGGAGTAATGCTTGATATTGACCAAGGCACATATCCATTCGTCACTTCATCAAACCCGGTGGCGGGCGGTGTTACGATCGGGGCCGGTGTCGGCCCGACTTCCATTTCCCATGTCATCGGTGTCTGTAAGGCGTATACATCCCGGGTTGGAGATGGTCCATTCCCTACCGAGCTGTTCGACGAGACCGGTGACCGGATTCGGGAAGTCGGAAAAGAGTACGGGACGACAACCGGCCGTCCACGCCGGATTGGCTGGTTTGACAGCGTCGTTGTCCGTCATGCACGACGGGTGAGCGGTCTGACGGATCTGACCGTCAATTCCATCGATGTGCTGAGCGGACTGGACACCGTCAAGATCTGTACAGCATACCGGCATAACGGGGAATTGATCACAGAATATCCGGCCAATCTCCGGCTGCTTGCAGAATGTGAGCCGGTTTATGAGGAAATGCCAGGCTGGCAAGAAGATATTACAGAGTGCAAGTCTTTGGATGAACTGCCGGCTGCAGCGCGCCATTACCTGGAGCGGATCGCCCAGCTGACAGGTGTGCCGCTGTCAATCTTCTCCGTTGGACCGGACCGCA
- the dnaB gene encoding replicative DNA helicase: MNEAIDRVPPHNYEAEQSVIGAVFLEPQALITVAEIVMPEDFYRLAHQKIFSTMLALNDRGKAIDVVTVTEELSAKRELEDVGGISYLAEIANSVPTAANAVHYANIVEEKALLRRLIRTATSIVEDGFTREDEVEALLSEAEKKMMEVSSRKNAGDFKHIKDVLVNTYDNIEMLHTRKGDVTGIPTGFRDLDRITAGFQRNDLIIVAARPSVGKTAFALNVAQNVATKTDENVAIFSLEMGAEQLVMRMLCAEGNIDAQILRTGALQNEDWRKLTMAMGSLSNSGIFIDDTPGVRINEIRAKCRRLKQEHGLGMILIDYLQLIQGNGRPGENRQQEVSEISRSLKGLARELQVPVIALSQLSRGVEQRQDKRPMMSDLRESGSIEQDADIVSFLYREDYYDKETEDQNMIEIIIAKQRNGPVGTVKLAFVKEYNKFVTIDWAQHESAPA, translated from the coding sequence ATGAACGAAGCCATCGATCGCGTTCCGCCGCATAATTACGAGGCGGAACAATCGGTCATCGGGGCAGTTTTCCTGGAGCCGCAGGCATTGATCACAGTAGCTGAAATTGTTATGCCGGAAGATTTTTACCGGCTGGCCCATCAAAAGATCTTCAGCACAATGCTTGCACTGAATGACCGGGGGAAAGCGATTGACGTTGTTACAGTCACTGAAGAGTTATCGGCCAAACGGGAGCTGGAGGATGTCGGCGGTATTTCGTACCTGGCGGAAATCGCCAACTCCGTTCCGACTGCTGCTAATGCAGTGCATTATGCAAATATCGTAGAAGAAAAAGCATTGCTTCGCCGCCTGATCCGAACAGCCACATCAATTGTGGAAGATGGATTCACACGTGAAGATGAAGTGGAAGCACTCCTGTCGGAAGCTGAAAAGAAGATGATGGAAGTATCCAGCCGGAAAAATGCCGGTGACTTCAAACACATCAAAGATGTGCTTGTTAATACGTATGACAATATTGAGATGCTCCACACACGAAAAGGGGATGTCACCGGAATTCCGACCGGTTTCCGTGACCTTGACCGCATCACAGCCGGTTTCCAGCGCAATGACCTGATTATCGTTGCAGCGCGGCCTTCTGTCGGAAAAACCGCTTTTGCACTGAATGTGGCGCAAAACGTGGCGACCAAGACGGATGAAAATGTGGCGATTTTCTCCTTGGAGATGGGTGCGGAGCAGCTTGTCATGCGTATGCTGTGCGCAGAAGGCAATATCGATGCACAGATACTTCGAACTGGAGCGCTGCAGAATGAAGACTGGCGAAAGCTGACGATGGCGATGGGCAGTCTGTCGAATTCCGGAATTTTCATTGATGATACGCCAGGCGTGCGGATCAATGAAATCCGGGCTAAATGCAGACGGCTCAAACAGGAACACGGACTCGGCATGATTCTGATTGATTATCTGCAGCTGATCCAAGGGAATGGACGGCCGGGCGAAAACCGGCAGCAGGAGGTCTCGGAAATCTCCCGTTCCCTGAAAGGGCTCGCCCGGGAACTGCAAGTGCCGGTAATCGCCTTGTCCCAGCTGTCCCGCGGCGTAGAGCAGCGACAGGACAAACGGCCAATGATGTCCGATCTCCGGGAATCCGGATCGATCGAGCAGGATGCCGATATTGTTTCCTTCCTGTACCGGGAAGATTATTATGACAAGGAAACAGAAGATCAGAACATGATTGAAATCATTATCGCCAAGCAGCGGAACGGCCCGGTCGGCACGGTCAAACTCGCATTCGTCAAAGAGTACAATAAGTTTGTCACGATCGACTGGGCACAGCATGAATCAGCACCTGCCTAA
- a CDS encoding YybS family protein, protein MANNKTKQLTQGAMMAAIFTVLAAASVYVPVLNMVTMLFLALPVAWYSAKYGTRASLLFSAAATLLTFIIGGLPALPLALAYVPLGLAIGLSIHQKKSKLFLFLASALVLLASVIVQYAAAVLFLGVNVFEQYLVQAKTLGEEFGRQAEELGRLPEGYDERLAEWLFTIEALLPFWLILTVFLLNWLVLLVNLPLLRRLDVPVPKFPPFRNMKLPKSILWYYLVVLLAPYLFSPELGTMTYMAFLNASVLLQVLLFLQGISFYHFYIYQQGWPKWAAILATVLALPLAGFTVIVGIIDLGFNVRGWVEQANKPDRK, encoded by the coding sequence ATGGCGAATAATAAAACGAAACAACTGACCCAAGGCGCAATGATGGCAGCAATTTTCACTGTGCTGGCAGCAGCTTCTGTGTATGTACCGGTTCTGAATATGGTAACGATGCTATTTCTGGCGCTGCCTGTCGCCTGGTACAGCGCGAAGTATGGCACAAGAGCATCATTGCTGTTTTCAGCAGCTGCGACGCTGTTAACGTTTATAATCGGCGGACTGCCTGCACTGCCGCTTGCACTGGCTTACGTTCCGCTCGGCTTGGCCATCGGCTTGTCCATTCACCAGAAAAAGAGTAAATTGTTTTTGTTTCTGGCATCTGCGCTTGTACTGCTGGCGAGTGTTATTGTACAATACGCGGCGGCTGTTTTATTTTTAGGCGTGAACGTATTTGAACAGTACTTGGTGCAGGCAAAAACGCTCGGTGAAGAATTCGGCAGACAGGCGGAAGAACTTGGCAGGTTGCCGGAAGGGTATGATGAACGGCTGGCGGAGTGGCTTTTCACCATTGAGGCTCTTTTGCCGTTCTGGCTGATTCTGACGGTTTTCCTGCTTAATTGGCTCGTTCTGCTGGTGAATCTGCCGCTTTTAAGACGGCTGGATGTGCCTGTGCCGAAATTTCCGCCATTCCGGAATATGAAATTGCCAAAAAGCATTTTATGGTATTATTTAGTCGTACTGCTCGCACCGTATTTGTTCAGCCCAGAGCTGGGAACCATGACATACATGGCATTTCTGAACGCTTCAGTGCTCTTGCAGGTTCTGTTGTTCCTGCAGGGAATTTCATTTTACCACTTCTACATTTATCAGCAGGGATGGCCGAAATGGGCGGCAATCCTGGCAACTGTTCTTGCGTTACCGCTTGCCGGTTTTACAGTAATTGTCGGGATTATCGATCTTGGCTTTAATGTACGGGGATGGGTAGAGCAGGCGAACAAGCCTGACCGGAAATAA
- the rplI gene encoding 50S ribosomal protein L9: MKVIFLKDVKGKGKKGEVKNVADGYAHNYLLKNNLAVEANQAAVSQLEGQKKKEQKEAANELKEAEALKDRLEALTVELTAKSGEGGRLFGSITTKQVAKELERSHGIKLDKRKMELGDAIRALGYTNIPVKLHPEVTATLKVHVTEEA, encoded by the coding sequence ATGAAGGTCATATTCCTGAAGGATGTAAAAGGAAAAGGAAAAAAAGGAGAAGTAAAAAATGTGGCAGATGGTTATGCCCATAATTACCTCCTGAAAAATAACCTGGCGGTGGAAGCCAATCAGGCAGCCGTCAGTCAGCTTGAAGGCCAGAAAAAGAAAGAACAAAAAGAAGCAGCCAATGAGCTGAAGGAAGCAGAGGCATTAAAAGATCGCCTTGAAGCCCTTACCGTTGAATTGACAGCAAAATCAGGTGAAGGCGGCCGGCTGTTCGGTTCTATCACAACAAAGCAAGTCGCAAAGGAATTGGAGCGGTCACACGGCATCAAGCTGGATAAGCGGAAAATGGAACTCGGAGATGCCATCCGGGCACTCGGTTACACGAACATTCCGGTCAAGCTGCACCCTGAAGTGACAGCAACGCTCAAAGTCCACGTTACCGAAGAAGCATAA